One genomic segment of Drosophila melanogaster chromosome 3L includes these proteins:
- the QIL1 gene encoding QIL1 gives MVLGFLVRGGLVAATVYYTQKVGIWGDSDQTDKLYNDIKSELRPHVQKLEKQLPFEVPQLPKTGEMRFLAKHYYNEGVKNTFRFIHMLPCYAGRGLKKVKDTFQDFAQSPAIAGGAESSPPK, from the exons ATGGTTCTAGG ATTTCTAGTGCGCGGCGGTCTGGTGGCCGCAACCGTCTACTACACACAAAAGGTGGGCATCTGGGGAGACTCTGACCAGACGGACAAGCTGTACAACGACATCAAGTCGGAGCTGCGCCCGCATGTCCAGAAGCTGGAGAAGCAGCTGCCCTTCGAAGTGCCGCAGTTGCCCAAAACCGGCGAGATGCGCTTCCTGGCCAAGCACTACTACAACGAGGGCGTGAAGAACACCTTCCGTTTCATCCACATGCTGCCCTGCTACGCAGGCAGGGGCCTCAAGAAGGTCAAGGACACGTTCCAGGACTTTGCCCAATCCCCAGCCATCGCCGGCGGTGCGGAGTCCAGTCCGCCGAAGTAA